The Streptomyces uncialis genomic interval ACGGTCGCCGGTCATCACCAGGGCCGCCGTCCCCGATTCCCGCAGGGTCGTCAGGAACGGCTCGTACAGGGCCCGGGAGGACCCGGCGACCCGGCGGGCGACCACGAAGTGCAGACCGATGTCCTGGGCGGAGGAGACATACGGCAGGAAGGGCGCGAGCGGCTGCTGTCCGGCGGTGGTCAGGATGTCGTAGTCGTCGACGAGGATCACGATCCTCGGGCCCGTGAAGGACGGGCCGTCGGCGGGTGCGTCGGGGTCGATGCCCTCGTCCGGGAGCCGTTTGTCGAGTTCCTTGGCGATGCCCGAGGCCAGCGCGGCGGAGATCCGGGCGTTGTGGGCGTAGCCGCCCCGGTACGGCTCGGGGACCACCGCGCGCAGTCCCCGCCGGGGGTCGAACACGGCGAAGACCAGCTCGTCGTCCGCGTGGCGGGCGATCAGCCCGGCGGCGATCAGCTTCAGCAGGTTCGTCTTGCCGCACTCGTTGTCACCGAGGATCAGCAGATGCTGGTCCTGGGCGAACAGGTCGAGGAGGACGGGTGCCAGCGCGTCCTGGTCGACCCCGATCGGGGTGCGGCGGGGTTCGCTGTGCGCGGCGGGCAGCTTCGCGGACGACAGCCGGGTGGGCAGCACCCGGACGGGCGGCGCGAGGTCGCCGTGCCAGGTGGCGCGGATCGTGGCGACGGCGTCCTCCAGCGCGGCGCCCGGGTCGCCCACGGTGTCCCCGTCGCCGTCGTCGCCCGTGCCGCCGTCGATACGGGGCAGCGCGACCTGAGCGAACAGCTTCTGGTCGGTGAGCACCCGGCCCGGGGCGTCCGTCGGGATCGTCTCGGAGAGCTTCCGGTCGATCCCCGAATCGGAGGGGTCGTTGAGCCGCAGCTCGACCCGCGTACCGAACATCGACTGGCCCGCGATCCGGACATCGTTCCAGCGCAGCATGCCCGCCACCACATGGATGCCGTAGCCGCCGCCGCGCCGGAGGATGTCGTTCACCGCGTCGTCGATGGAGGAGAACTCCTCGCGCAGGGCCCCGTATCCGTCGATCAGGAGCACCACGTCGGTCGCGGGGAGCTCACCGATCCGGCCCTGGGCGCGCAGCCGCCGGAGCTGGTCGACGGAGTCGATGCCGTGCTCGCGGAAGAGCTGCTCCCGGGCGGCGAGCATGTTCCGTACCTCCGCGACCGTGCGGGCCACCCGCTCCTGGTCGGCGCGGCCGGCGACCCCGCCGACGTGCGGCAGCCCGGCGAGCGCGGCGAGCCCGCCACCGGCCAGGTCCAGTCCGTAGACCGCGACGTCGCGGGGGGTGTGGGTGAGCGCGAGGGACAGGGCGAGGGTGCGCAGCAGCGTCGTCTTGCCGGACTGGGGGCCGCCGATCACGGCGGTGTGCCCGCCCGCCACGGTCAGATCCAGTTCCCAGGGGCCGCGCCACTGCCGGGCGGGGGCGTCCAGGACGCCCAGCGGGACCTTCATGGGGGCACCGCGCCGGTCACCGAGCCGCATCCCGTGCTCATCGGCGCCGAGCGGACCGGCGGCGGTGTCCAGGGACAGCGCGTCGGGCAGCGGCGGCAGCCAGATACGGCGGGCGGGCGGAGCGGCGCCCTTGAGCTGGTCGACCATCACGGACAGCACGGTCGGGCCGGTCTCCCGGACGGTGGCGGCGGGTCTGCTGTCCTCGGCGCCCGGTCCCTCGGCGCCGCCCGCGCTGTCGGCGAGGGTGTTGTACGTGGGATAGGCGAGGGCCAGCGGGCCCTCCTCCTCGGTCTTGTCCAGCAGCGCGCCCCGGTAACGCCCGGAGACGTAACCGGCCTTGAAGCGTGTGTACGCGGAGGTGTCGACCTTGAGGTAGCCGAAGCCGGGCAGCGGCGGCAGATGGAACGCGTCGGTGGTGTCGAGGACGGTCCGCGACTCGTCGGGGGAGAACGTCCGCAGCCCGAGCCGGTACGACAGATAGGTGTCGAGGCCCTTGAGCTTGCCGCCCTCGATGCGCTGGCTGGACAGCAGCAGATGGACGCCGATGGAGCGCCCGATCCGGCCGATGGACAGGAACAGGTCGATGAAGTCGGGCTTCGCGGTGAGCAGTTCGCCGAACTCGTCGATGACGACGAACAGATGCGGCAGCGGCTCCAGCTCGGGACGGCGTTCGGCGCGCAGCGCGGCGTAGTGGCCGATGTCGGCGACGTTGCCCGCGTCCTTGAGGACCTGCTGACGGCGCTTGACCTCGCCCGCGAGGGAGGTGTGGACGCGTTCGACCAGCCCCGCCTGGTTCTCCAGGTTGGTGATCACGCCCGCGACATGGGGGAGTTCGGCGAACGGCGCGAAGGTCGCGCCGCCCTTGTAGTCGACGAGGACCATCGCCAGTTGTTCCGGCGAGTGGGTGGCGACCAGCGCGAGGACGAGGGTGCGCAGCAGTTCGCTCTTGCCGGAGCCGGTCGCGCCGACGCACAGTCCGTGCGGGCCCATCCCCAGCTGGGAGGACTCCTTGAGGTCGAGCAGGACGGGCCCGTGCCGGTCGTCCAGTCCGATCGGTACCCGCAGGAAGTCGCGTTCCCCGCGCGACGCCCACAGCCGGTCGAGGTCGAGGGCGGCGGGATCGGTGACGCCGATCAGGGCGGGGAAGTCGACGGGCCCGGAGACCGGGGTGCCGTCCGCGACGGACTCGGCGGACAGCCGCAGCGGCGCCATCATCCGGGCGAGGCCCTCCGCGCCGGGCACCCCCAGCGTGTCCGAGGTGCCCTCGTCGGGCCGGGCCTCGGGCGCGGCGGACGTCGGGTCGGGCACCACCCGCAGATCCTCCACCGTGACGTGCTCACCGTCGACGGTGATCCGTACGGACACCTCGTCGGGCTCGTGGACCTGCTCGGCGAGCAGATGCAGCACGGTGACGTTCATGTCGGCGAGGCCCACCGCCGAGTCGGGGACGGGCAGTTCGACGGCGTTGCCGCCGTACTCGTCGCTGACCACCAGCATGCGGCTCGCCATCCGCAGCGCGTTGCGGTCGGACAGTCCCCGGCGGACCTCGGCCGCGTAGGACGCGCGGCGGCGCAGTTCCCCGCCGAGCACCACGGCGAGCTGCGGCATGCTCGGGGCGATCCGGCGCACGGCCACCGGGCCGTCCTGCTCCTGGGTGTCGAGGACATGGGGAAGCCACTTGGCCCACTCCCAGTCGTCCGCGAGCCGCTCCCCCGGCACCCCGAGGGCCAGCGACACGTCCTCGGGGGCGTGCAGCACGGCGGTGTGCGTGAGCAGCGCCCGCGCCACCCGCAGCACGCCCTCGCGGTCGCCGACGACGCTGATGTTCCCGGCGCGGTCCAGCGGCACGGTCAGCGGGAAGTCCCGGGCCCGGGTGAAGCGGGACAGCAGGGCGCCCGCCTCGTTCAGCATGAAACGGTCGGGCGGGGCGAGGACCCCGCCGGGGTTCTGGCCGAGCGTCAGGTCCTGGAGGGCGACCTCACCGGTGCCGAGGCGTACCCGCAGGAAGTCCGGGTCGGTACGGCGCCGCTCCCACAGCCGGGCCGGGTCCCGCACGATGTCGTACAGGGCCTGCGGCGGCGGATTGAGCCGCCGGGCCTGGCCACGGAGCTTGCGCTCCACGACGCCCAGTTCCTCGCGCTGCTCCTCCAGGTACTCCAGATAACGCTCGCGCTGGGTACTGCGGGTGCGCTGCGCCTTGCCGCGCTGGGACCAGAACAGGGCGACGGCGCCGAGCAGCGCGAAGACCAGCACGATCGCGCCGACGGCGGCGAACCGGCTGTTGCGGATGACCGTCATCATCACGACCGAGCCCATCACCCCGGCCATCGGCAGCAGCGCGGTCGCGGCGCCGCCGATCTTGCCCTCGGGGAGGTTCGGCGGGGCCTCGACGACCCGGTTCGCGGGCGGCGGCAGGGGCCGGGAGCTGCGGGCCGGCCGGTGGACGAGCTGCTGGGTCACCGCGCACCGACCGCGCGTTGCATCACCTCGGCGGCAAGCCGGGTCGCCGCCTGCCGGGTGGCCGCGCCGAGATGGTCGGTGCGGATGACCCCGCCGGACGCCAGATGACGGTCGTAGGGCAGGACGACGACGCCCACCCCACTGCGGGCCAGCGCCTCGGCGGCTGCGCCCGCGTCCAGGGAGGCATCGGGACTCGTGGCGGTCAGTACGACGACGGTGCGTGGCAGGACGGCCACCGGCAGGGAGCCGAGCCAGTCCAGGACCGCGCCGGTCGACGCGACGCCCTCGGTGGTCGCGGGGGTGACGAGCACCCGGGCCTGGGCGGTGTCCAGCGCGGTACGGGCGACCTCGCCGGGCAGGGTCTCGCAGTCCACGAGGGTCACCCCGAAGTACCGGCGCAGCGCGACCATCACCGTGCGGTAGGTGGCGATGTCGATCCGGGCACCGATCCGGCCCTGGCTGCCGGGCAGCAGCCAGCCTCCGTCGGTGAGCGGTACGAGATAGCCGGTGACGTCGGTGAGCTGCATCGACGGGCGCAGGATCTGGACGAGGTCGGTGCACGTCCAGCGCAACTGGTCGACGCCGAGCCGGGCGGGGAGGGTACCGAGCGCGGCATCGGCCTCCAGGGTGAGCACCGGGTCGTGCCGGAAGTGGTTGAACGTGCGGCTGAGCAGGGCGGTCACCGTGGTCTTCCCGGCGCCGCCCCGGATGCTGGTGACGACGATCTGCCGTCCGGTGGTGACGGGCTGCTGCACCTGGGCGAC includes:
- the eccCb gene encoding type VII secretion protein EccCb, with product MTQQLVHRPARSSRPLPPPANRVVEAPPNLPEGKIGGAATALLPMAGVMGSVVMMTVIRNSRFAAVGAIVLVFALLGAVALFWSQRGKAQRTRSTQRERYLEYLEEQREELGVVERKLRGQARRLNPPPQALYDIVRDPARLWERRRTDPDFLRVRLGTGEVALQDLTLGQNPGGVLAPPDRFMLNEAGALLSRFTRARDFPLTVPLDRAGNISVVGDREGVLRVARALLTHTAVLHAPEDVSLALGVPGERLADDWEWAKWLPHVLDTQEQDGPVAVRRIAPSMPQLAVVLGGELRRRASYAAEVRRGLSDRNALRMASRMLVVSDEYGGNAVELPVPDSAVGLADMNVTVLHLLAEQVHEPDEVSVRITVDGEHVTVEDLRVVPDPTSAAPEARPDEGTSDTLGVPGAEGLARMMAPLRLSAESVADGTPVSGPVDFPALIGVTDPAALDLDRLWASRGERDFLRVPIGLDDRHGPVLLDLKESSQLGMGPHGLCVGATGSGKSELLRTLVLALVATHSPEQLAMVLVDYKGGATFAPFAELPHVAGVITNLENQAGLVERVHTSLAGEVKRRQQVLKDAGNVADIGHYAALRAERRPELEPLPHLFVVIDEFGELLTAKPDFIDLFLSIGRIGRSIGVHLLLSSQRIEGGKLKGLDTYLSYRLGLRTFSPDESRTVLDTTDAFHLPPLPGFGYLKVDTSAYTRFKAGYVSGRYRGALLDKTEEEGPLALAYPTYNTLADSAGGAEGPGAEDSRPAATVRETGPTVLSVMVDQLKGAAPPARRIWLPPLPDALSLDTAAGPLGADEHGMRLGDRRGAPMKVPLGVLDAPARQWRGPWELDLTVAGGHTAVIGGPQSGKTTLLRTLALSLALTHTPRDVAVYGLDLAGGGLAALAGLPHVGGVAGRADQERVARTVAEVRNMLAAREQLFREHGIDSVDQLRRLRAQGRIGELPATDVVLLIDGYGALREEFSSIDDAVNDILRRGGGYGIHVVAGMLRWNDVRIAGQSMFGTRVELRLNDPSDSGIDRKLSETIPTDAPGRVLTDQKLFAQVALPRIDGGTGDDGDGDTVGDPGAALEDAVATIRATWHGDLAPPVRVLPTRLSSAKLPAAHSEPRRTPIGVDQDALAPVLLDLFAQDQHLLILGDNECGKTNLLKLIAAGLIARHADDELVFAVFDPRRGLRAVVPEPYRGGYAHNARISAALASGIAKELDKRLPDEGIDPDAPADGPSFTGPRIVILVDDYDILTTAGQQPLAPFLPYVSSAQDIGLHFVVARRVAGSSRALYEPFLTTLRESGTAALVMTGDRSEGQLFPGLYASPQPPGRGTLVRRGRPHQLIQTALAAADDETDDS
- a CDS encoding MinD/ParA family ATP-binding protein; protein product: MAGAPAPRTAPEPGTAPEPRTAHAAPGPAHAAPGTALAGPGAATAGPVAPAAGPPVGALGGATPPVSAASPASTSPTGPSGPAGTPAPAGTPAPAGTPARAGHPTAQPYAHAAPFTGTATRTSGGTRPDGPLPGGVRPGSAPGPDTVPVLGAGAKSARLRHGDPVLRRVLRLAQHAFGSSAARAVAESTELVAQVQQPVTTGRQIVVTSIRGGAGKTTVTALLSRTFNHFRHDPVLTLEADAALGTLPARLGVDQLRWTCTDLVQILRPSMQLTDVTGYLVPLTDGGWLLPGSQGRIGARIDIATYRTVMVALRRYFGVTLVDCETLPGEVARTALDTAQARVLVTPATTEGVASTGAVLDWLGSLPVAVLPRTVVVLTATSPDASLDAGAAAEALARSGVGVVVLPYDRHLASGGVIRTDHLGAATRQAATRLAAEVMQRAVGAR